Proteins encoded within one genomic window of Candidatus Cloacimonadota bacterium:
- a CDS encoding nucleotidyltransferase domain-containing protein — translation MHKYIKQRLEKIQLICEDYNIKKLYIFGSSSTNTFNEHESDIDLIVELKPMDPLKKGETLMGLWEKFELLFQRKVDLLSKIKVRNPYLQNGIDQTKELIYEA, via the coding sequence ATGCATAAATATATTAAACAAAGATTAGAAAAAATTCAACTGATCTGTGAAGATTATAATATAAAAAAACTTTATATTTTCGGTTCTTCATCAACAAACACATTTAATGAACACGAAAGTGACATTGATCTGATCGTGGAATTGAAACCAATGGATCCTCTAAAAAAAGGTGAGACTTTAATGGGTTTATGGGAAAAATTTGAGTTGTTATTTCAGAGAAAAGTAGATCTGCTTTCAAAAATTAAAGTAAGAAATCCATATTTGCAGAACGGAATTGATCAAACAAAAGAGTTAATATATGAAGCCTGA
- a CDS encoding beta-ureidopropionase, producing the protein MKDQKYKIGVCQFQPKLFDIEHNLKKMEKMLSGIKADLIVLPELATCGYVFNRIEEVKKVSESAENGPTGKLFRELASDNNCSYVVGFAEIDDGKLFNSCMLINPDGNIFVYRKIHLFCEEKKWFEVGNLGFNVFNAKNGIKLGLMVCFDWIFPEAARSLSLKDAQIIAHPSNLVLPFCQQAMITRSIENQVFTITTNRTGLEKNGEKELHFTGMSQVVSNKGELLKRLNEDEETIFITEIVPQFADNKNITEWNNVITDRIPEYYG; encoded by the coding sequence ATGAAAGATCAGAAGTATAAAATCGGTGTTTGTCAGTTCCAACCAAAGTTGTTTGATATAGAACATAATCTAAAAAAAATGGAAAAAATGTTATCAGGAATAAAAGCAGACCTGATCGTTCTTCCAGAACTGGCAACTTGCGGATATGTTTTCAACAGGATCGAAGAAGTTAAGAAGGTCAGTGAATCAGCTGAAAACGGTCCGACCGGAAAATTATTCAGGGAATTGGCTTCTGATAATAACTGCAGCTATGTAGTTGGATTTGCTGAAATTGATGATGGAAAATTATTCAATTCCTGTATGCTGATCAATCCTGATGGGAATATTTTTGTATATCGAAAGATCCATCTTTTTTGTGAGGAGAAGAAATGGTTTGAGGTTGGAAATTTGGGATTTAATGTGTTCAACGCGAAAAATGGGATTAAACTCGGTTTGATGGTCTGTTTTGATTGGATTTTCCCGGAAGCAGCTCGTTCTTTATCACTTAAAGATGCTCAAATAATCGCTCATCCTTCTAATCTGGTTCTTCCGTTTTGCCAGCAGGCAATGATCACCCGTTCCATCGAAAACCAGGTTTTCACGATCACGACGAATCGAACCGGATTGGAAAAGAATGGAGAAAAAGAATTACATTTCACGGGAATGAGTCAGGTTGTTTCCAATAAAGGCGAGCTCTTAAAAAGGCTTAACGAAGATGAAGAAACGATTTTTATCACAGAAATTGTACCTCAATTCGCTGATAATAAAAATATTACAGAATGGAATAATGTGATCACGGATAGAATACCTGAATATTATGGATAG
- a CDS encoding cold-shock protein — MAEGTVKWFNEKKGFGFISCEDGKDYFVHHSSIEGDGFKSLAEGAKVQFEVETTDKGPRAVKVSLI, encoded by the coding sequence ATGGCTGAAGGTACAGTAAAGTGGTTTAACGAAAAAAAAGGTTTCGGATTCATTTCTTGTGAAGACGGAAAAGATTATTTCGTTCATCACTCAAGTATTGAGGGTGATGGTTTTAAATCACTTGCAGAAGGTGCAAAAGTACAGTTTGAAGTTGAAACAACTGACAAAGGTCCAAGGGCTGTCAAAGTTTCTTTAATATAA